A region of the Chryseobacterium cucumeris genome:
TATCCGGATACGGAAGAGCTCAGAGAATTTGTAACAGAAAACGGCCCTGATTCCTTCTATCAATCTGTTGAAAAAAGGAAAGCATGCTGTACCATCCGAAAGGTTCATCCTTTAAGAAAAGCACTGGAAGGCTATGAAGTATGGATTACAGGTCTGAGATCCGAACATTCTCTCAACAGACAGAATATGCCTCAGCTGGAGTGGGATCCTGATAACAGAATCATAAAATTTCATCCCATCCTTCACTGGACGACAGAACAGGTGACAACGTATGTAAAAGATCATCATTTACCTTACAATCACCTTCATAAAAAAGGATTTGTGAGCATAGGATGCGAGCCCTGTACCAGAGCGATCAAAGAAGGAGAAGATTTCAGAGCAGGCCGTTGGTGGTGGGAAGATGCCAACAAAAAAGAATGCGGTCTGCATATTCATCAATAAAAAAAGAAAAAAATGTCAATACATCATTTAAATTATTTAGATCAGTTAGAAGCCGAATCTATTTATATATTAAGAGAAGTCGCAGGCCAGTTTGAACGTCCGGCGTTGTTATTCAGTGGAGGAAAAGACAGTATCGTACTGGCGCATCTGGCAAGAAAGGCCTTCTTCCACGGAAAAATTCCTTTTAAGTTTGTTCATGTAGACACCGGGCATAACTTTCAGGAGGTATTGGATTTCCGTGATCAGCTGGTAAAGCAACTAGACGTGAATCTGGTAGTCAGAAAAGTGGAAGATACTATAAAAAGTAAAAAACTGACTGAGGCTAAAGGTAAATTTCCAAGCAGAAACTGGCTTCAAACCTATACACTTCTTGATACTATTGAAGAATTTGAATTCGATGCCTGCATAGGAGGAGCCAGAAGAGATGAGGAAAAAGCCCGGGCCAAAGAAAGGATCTTCTCCGTTCGTGATGAATTTGGGCAGTGGGATCCTAAATTGCAGCGTCCTGAACTTTGGAATATCTTTAACGGAAGAATCCACAAAGGAGAAAATGTAAGAGTTTTCCCAATCAGCAACTGGACAGAGCTTGACATCTGGAATTATATCCGAAGAGAAAAAATTGCACTTCCTTCCATCTATTTTTCGCATGAAAGAGAAGTAATCGACTTCAACGGACAGTGGCTGGCCAATTCTTCCCATGTTGTACTGGAACCGGAAGATATTATTACCACCAGAAAAATCCGTTACCGTACCGTAGGAGATATGACCTGTACTGCAGCTGTAGAATCTAATGCTGTAACGATAGATGCTGTTATCGAAGAAATTGTAGCCACAAGAATCTCAGAGCGTGGCGAAACCAGAATTGATGACAGGGTAACAGAAGCCGCTATGGAGGACAGAAAAAAAGGAGGCTATTTTTAGTCAATGATAAAAGATAATTGATTAATGATTACACAAAGTATTTTCATCAATTATCATTCATAATTTATCACTTATCATTTATAATTACAATCGGATGGATATATTAAGATTTATAACAGCAGGAAGCGTGGATGATGGTAAAAGCACCCTTATCGGCAGACTGCTTTACGATAGCAAAAGCATTTTACAGGACCAATTGGAAGTCCTTGAAAAACATTCTAAAAACAAAAATGAAGACGGGGTAGACCTAGCGCTTTTAACAGATGGCCTCCGTGCAGAAAGAGAACAGGGAATCACCATTGATGTTGCCTACCGCTATTTTTCAACGGCAAAAAGAAAATTTATCATCGCCGATGCTCCCGGTCATGTACAATATACCCGGAATATGATCACCGGAGCATCCAACTCAGATCTGATGGTTATTCTGATTGATGCAAGAAAAGGAGTGATTGAACAAACCAGAAGACATTCTATCATCGCTTCTTTATTACAATTAAAGAAAGTAGCTGTAGCCATCAATAAAATGGATATGGTAGATTATTCGGCAGAAGTTTTTGAAAATATAAAATCAGAATATGCAAAAATTGCAGAAAATCTTGGACTGAATGATGTAAGTTATTTCCCGATCTCTGCATTAAAAGGAGATAATATTGTTTCAAAATCTTCCAGAACAGACTGGTATGAAGGAAATTCTTTACTGGAATATCTTGAAGAAGTACCGATCAATGAAGAAAAAAATAACGGAAGCCGTTTTCAGGTTCAGTACGTGATTCGTCCTCAAACCGAAGAACTGCATGATTACAGAGGATATGCCGGACAAATATTAAGTGGAAAATTCACCAAAGGAGATAAAATTCACATTCTTCCGGCGGACCTGACCACTGAAATCACCAAAATTGAGATCAATGGCATTGAAAAAGAAGAAGCCTTTGAAGGCCAGCCAGCCGTTATTCATCTTGCTCATGATGTTGATATCAGCCGTGGAGATATTTTTGCCACGGAAGAACATGTTCCCACCGTTGAAAAAGATCTTGAAATCCTTTTATGCTGGCTGGATCAGAAACCGTTGCAGCCAGGAAACAAATACCTTTTGCAGCAAAACAGCAGACTGATAAAAGCAGTAGTAAAAGAGGTTGATTACAAGATCAATGTGAATACTCTTATAAGGGAACAGGCCGATGGAGAGATCAAACTGAATGAAATTGTAAAAGTTACCCTGCGAACGGCACAGCCTTTGGTCTATGACAGCTTTACCAATAATAAAACAACGGGCTCTGCCATTCTGGTGGATGAAACGTCCAATTCAACGGTAGCAGCCTGCATAATTCAATAGAAAAAAATGGCAATTTCCGATCAACTCATAGAAAGAATTCACCAGACCAAACACAATAGTATTCATGGATTCTTTGATAAAATAAAGACAAAAAAATGGGTCAAGGATTTGTATGAAACACTCTTCCTTCCTCAGGATGACAATACTGAAGATCAGCTGAAAAGAAATTTTGAAGCGCTCCAGAAAACACTTTCAGACCTTATCAATACGGTAACAGGAGATAAAATTATTACCGAAAAACAGGTTAATCGTTTTTTTGAAGCTTTACCACAACTCTATGATCAGCTGGTACTGGATGCAAAATCCATTCTGGAATTTGATCCTGCCGCTGACTCACTGGAAGAAGTATACCTGGCATATCCCGGCTTTTTTGCCACGTATGTCTATCGTATCTCGCATCAGCTCTGGAGTCAGGAAGTGAAAATTTTACCAAGGGTCATCTCAGAATATGCCCACAGTAAAACGGGAATTGATATTCATCCGGGAGCCACCATCGGAAAGTCTTTTTTCATTGATCACGGAACAGGAATTGTGATCGGAGAAACAACGATTATCGGAAATAATGTCAAAATCTATCAGGGAGTAACCCTCGGAGCCTTGAATGTCTCCAAAGAAAAAGCCCATCAGAAAAGACATCCCAATATTGAAGATGATGTGATTATCTATTCGGGAGCTACTATTCTGGGAGGCGAAACCACTATAGGCAGGGAAAGCATTATCGGAGGAAATGTCTGGGTTACACAGGATGTTCCTGCCAACTCTCTGGTCTACCATAAAAGTGAAATAAAAATAAAGGATAATTCTTCATTACCGGAATCATTAACCTTTGTGATCTAAAAAAACAAAAATAAAAAGTACATTGATATGAAATTTCAGAATGCATTAGAAACGATTGGGAATACACCCGTCGTGAAAATCAACAAACTCTTCGGTTCAGATCATGAAATCTGGATCAAACTTGAAAAAAACAATCCCGGCGGAAGCATTAAAGACAGAATCGGACTGGCGATGATTGAAGATGCAGAAGCCAAAGGATTATTAAATAAAGACAGCGTTATCATAGAGCCTACCAGCGGAAATACAGGGATAGGACTCGCTTTGGCTGCTGCCGTAAAAGGGTATAAGCTAATCCTTGTTATGCCTGAAAGCATGAGTATAGAACGCCGTAAAATCATGGAAGCGTACGGAGCAGAATTTTTGCTTACCCCAAGAGAAAAGGGAATGAAAGGGGCTATCGAAAAAGCCAATGAGCTTGCTGAAGAAACGCCCAATTCATGGATTCCTAGACAGTTTGACAATCCTGCCAATGTAAAAGTACATGTAGAAACCACCGCTCAAGAAATTTTAAAAGACTTTCCGGATGGTCTGGATTACATCATTACCGGAGTGGGAACCGGAGGGCACATTACCGGAATAGCAAAAGTGGTTAAAGAAAAATATCCCAACGTAAAAGTAATAGCTGTAGAGCCGGAATTATCACCTGTATTGAGCGGAGGAAGCCCGGCGCCACATCCATTGCAGGGATTGGGAGCAGGTTTTGTTCCTTCCATTCTGGATATTACCCTTTTAGATGGAGTGATTACAGTAGGCAAAGAAGAAGCTTATGAATATGCCCTTAACGCAGCTAAAAAAGAAGGTCTTTTTGTCGGAGTTTCCACAGGAGCCGCTTTAGCAGCCATCGCCAAACATTTACCGGAAATACCACCTAACGCTAAAATCCTGACAATTAATTACGATACCGGAGAGAGATATCTGTCGGTAGAAGGACTTTTCTAACTCCTTAATTAACAACTACTTCAATGAAAACAAATATAAAATCACCAAAGGTCTTCCTTATCGGTGCAGGGCCCGGCAACCCTGAACTGATCACTGTAAAAGCTGTAAAAGCAATCGCAGAAGCAGACGTTGTTTTATGCGACCGTCTTGTAAGTCCTGAGATTCTGGAAACCTACGTTAATGAAAACACAGAAATCATTTATGTAGGCAAAGAATGCAGCAAAAATGCTTCCACCCCTCAGTCTCATATCAATACTTTGATGGTGGAATATGCCCGTCAGAATAAAACCATCGTAAGACTAAAAGGAGGGGATGTTTCCATATTCTCGAATATTCTTGATGAGTTACAGGCTTTAAAAGAAAATCATATTCCTTACGAAGTCATTCCGGGAATTACAGCCGCTTTAGGTGCGGCAGCATTTGCAGGGATGCCTTTAACGGCCAGAGGATATTCCACATCCGTTCGTTTTCTGACGTACTATAAATCAGAGATTGTAACTGAAGAGTATTGGAAAGAACTTGCTCTCACCAATGATACCCTTGTTTTCTATATGTCTAAAGGAAACCTTACTCCTCTTGTGGAAAAGCTGAAAGCACTTCAGATTTCAGGTGATAAAAAAATTGCAGTCATTGAACAGGCTACGACTCCTTTCCAGAAGGTGTATACGTCATCATTTGATGATTTTAACGAAAAATTCGGAGACAAAAACTTTGCTTCCCCTTCATTGGTGGTAGTGGGCAAAATTGTAAACCTCCATGAAGAATTTTCATGGCTTGAAAATGCCGAGCAGGAAGGTCTTTATTTCAAATCAGTGGAAAACGGAACTCTAATCCCTACAACTCAAAATTTCTTTGAATATGCTGTCTGAATCTAAATTAAATGTATTAAAACAAATCTCGGGAGACCTCTCCAGAGACGAAGCCATCTGGGCAAGCGGATATCTTGCGGGTATTGCCGGAGGGTCCTCAATTACAGCCGTTTTGCCACCACTGGAAACGAATACCACTACACAGAATGCTGTAAAGAAAATAACGCTGGCTTACGGTACAGAAACCGGAAACAGTAAGAAACTGGCTACTGCACTGGCCGGTATCGTGAAGAAAAAAGGGCTTCAGGTAAAGCTGGCTGACCTTTCCCAATACAAGCCTAAAGATCTTGCAAAAGAGGAGTTCTTTTTTGTCGTCATCAGTACTCAGGGAGAAGGTGAACCGCCTGCTCTTGCTAAAAAATTCTACGATTATATTCATGAAAATGAAATTGATCTCAGCGGACTTAAATACGGAATTCTGGCATTGGGAGACAGTAGTTACCCTCTGTTCTGCCAGACTGGAGAAGATGTGGATTCACGCTTTGAAATATTAGGTGCCCAGCGTATTATTCCATTGAAAAAATGTGACATTGATTACGAACAGGAAGCTTCCCATTGGATAGAGCATGTATTTGAAACAGTCAATAAAAATGCGGTGCAGAGTACAAAAAATGCTTTAGCTCCAAAGGTTTCTACCGGAAGAAAGAAATTTCAGGGAAAAGTTTCAGCCATCATCAACCTTAACGATATTACCTCAGAAAAAGAAACCTATCATATTGAAATTGAAACAGAAGAAGCGCTTAGTTACCGCCCCGGTGCAGCTTTGGGAGTGATCCCTTTCAATTCAAAAGATGTTGTAGATGAGATTATTACGCTCACAGGAATTAATCCTAAAAAACAGGTTGAAACAGCAAAAGTTACAGACACTGTGGAAGAACTCCTACTCAAGCATCTTAACATCAGCTATTTACTTAAATCTGTAGTGGCTCAATATGCAAAAATAACAGGGCATTCCATTCCGGAAGTCAGATTAAGTCTTCTTGATCTTCTTAGAATTTATCCTGTAAAAAATGCAGACGAATTTGAAGAAATCTTACAGATATTAACCGCTCAGGCACCACGTCTGTATTCCATTTCTTCCTCTGTGGAAGCTCATGGTGATACGGAAATTCATATTACGGTTGCTAAATCAGAATTTTTTATTGACCATCAGAAACATAATGGGTTATGCAGTGGCTTTCTGAGTGAATTCAAAGAAGGGGAAGCGGTGGAATTTTATATTCAGGAAGCAGGGCATTTCAAATTGCCGGATGCGGATAAAGATATCATCATGATTGGTCCGGGAACAGGGATTGCGCCCTTCAGGTCATTCCTTTGGGAACGTGATGCCATAGGAGCAGAAGGAAGAAACTGGCTGTTTTTCGGGGACAGGAATTTTGTTTCAGATTTCCTTTACCAGGCAGAACTTCAGGATTTTCTTAAAACAGGCAGTCTGACTCATCTAGACCTCGCTTTTTCAAGAGATACAGCTGAAAAAGTATATGTGCAGCACAGGTTGGAACAAAAAGCCCAGGAAGTATTTTACTGGCTTGAAGGCGGAGCATCGGTGTATGTATGCGGTGCTAAAGAACCCATGGCCCGTGATGTAGAACAAACGCTTCTCACCATTATACAGAATGAAGGAAAACGCAGCCAAGAAGACGCTGTAACCTACCTGGAAGAAATGGAATTAAGCGGCAGATATGCTAAAGATGTGTATTAAAAAGAAATACCCGTAAAAATTAAAGGAAACGATTATGAACAACAATAAAGAGAACCTTTCACCGGTAGAAAAAATTAAAACCGGCAGTAACGGACTCAGAGGAACTTTAAAGGAAAGTCTTGCAGATAACTTCACCGGAGCCATCAGAGAAGATGACCAGACTGTGATCAAATTTCACGGAATGTACCAGCAGGACGACAGAGACAGAAGGGAAGAGCGTGTCGCCAAAAAACTGGAATGGCTGTATTCTTATATGATCAGGTTAAGACTTCCCGGTGGTTTTTTAACTCCGGAGCAATGGGTAGGATTGAATGAAACGGCTGAAGATCATTCTACGGGAACGATAAAAGTGACTACCAGGCAAACCATTCAGCTGCATGGTATTTTAAAATCTCATTTAAGACCTACCATTCAAAGTTTCAATCTTCAGCATCTGGATTCAATTGCCGCTTGTGGAGATGTCAACAGAAACGTAACCTGTACAGCCAATCCTTCGGAATCCCCTTTACAGCAGGAAGCCTACGAAC
Encoded here:
- a CDS encoding phosphoadenylyl-sulfate reductase produces the protein MENSLKNEFENLVKEADEASFQTNALQILTERFPGKVIFSTSFSYEDQVITHLIKDLNIEIFTLDTGRLFEQTYETWTSTKAFFKKNIKAYYPDTEELREFVTENGPDSFYQSVEKRKACCTIRKVHPLRKALEGYEVWITGLRSEHSLNRQNMPQLEWDPDNRIIKFHPILHWTTEQVTTYVKDHHLPYNHLHKKGFVSIGCEPCTRAIKEGEDFRAGRWWWEDANKKECGLHIHQ
- the cysD gene encoding sulfate adenylyltransferase subunit CysD, with amino-acid sequence MSIHHLNYLDQLEAESIYILREVAGQFERPALLFSGGKDSIVLAHLARKAFFHGKIPFKFVHVDTGHNFQEVLDFRDQLVKQLDVNLVVRKVEDTIKSKKLTEAKGKFPSRNWLQTYTLLDTIEEFEFDACIGGARRDEEKARAKERIFSVRDEFGQWDPKLQRPELWNIFNGRIHKGENVRVFPISNWTELDIWNYIRREKIALPSIYFSHEREVIDFNGQWLANSSHVVLEPEDIITTRKIRYRTVGDMTCTAAVESNAVTIDAVIEEIVATRISERGETRIDDRVTEAAMEDRKKGGYF
- a CDS encoding sulfate adenylyltransferase subunit 1, translating into MDILRFITAGSVDDGKSTLIGRLLYDSKSILQDQLEVLEKHSKNKNEDGVDLALLTDGLRAEREQGITIDVAYRYFSTAKRKFIIADAPGHVQYTRNMITGASNSDLMVILIDARKGVIEQTRRHSIIASLLQLKKVAVAINKMDMVDYSAEVFENIKSEYAKIAENLGLNDVSYFPISALKGDNIVSKSSRTDWYEGNSLLEYLEEVPINEEKNNGSRFQVQYVIRPQTEELHDYRGYAGQILSGKFTKGDKIHILPADLTTEITKIEINGIEKEEAFEGQPAVIHLAHDVDISRGDIFATEEHVPTVEKDLEILLCWLDQKPLQPGNKYLLQQNSRLIKAVVKEVDYKINVNTLIREQADGEIKLNEIVKVTLRTAQPLVYDSFTNNKTTGSAILVDETSNSTVAACIIQ
- the epsC gene encoding serine O-acetyltransferase EpsC, which produces MAISDQLIERIHQTKHNSIHGFFDKIKTKKWVKDLYETLFLPQDDNTEDQLKRNFEALQKTLSDLINTVTGDKIITEKQVNRFFEALPQLYDQLVLDAKSILEFDPAADSLEEVYLAYPGFFATYVYRISHQLWSQEVKILPRVISEYAHSKTGIDIHPGATIGKSFFIDHGTGIVIGETTIIGNNVKIYQGVTLGALNVSKEKAHQKRHPNIEDDVIIYSGATILGGETTIGRESIIGGNVWVTQDVPANSLVYHKSEIKIKDNSSLPESLTFVI
- the cysK gene encoding cysteine synthase A; amino-acid sequence: MKFQNALETIGNTPVVKINKLFGSDHEIWIKLEKNNPGGSIKDRIGLAMIEDAEAKGLLNKDSVIIEPTSGNTGIGLALAAAVKGYKLILVMPESMSIERRKIMEAYGAEFLLTPREKGMKGAIEKANELAEETPNSWIPRQFDNPANVKVHVETTAQEILKDFPDGLDYIITGVGTGGHITGIAKVVKEKYPNVKVIAVEPELSPVLSGGSPAPHPLQGLGAGFVPSILDITLLDGVITVGKEEAYEYALNAAKKEGLFVGVSTGAALAAIAKHLPEIPPNAKILTINYDTGERYLSVEGLF
- the cobA gene encoding uroporphyrinogen-III C-methyltransferase, coding for MKTNIKSPKVFLIGAGPGNPELITVKAVKAIAEADVVLCDRLVSPEILETYVNENTEIIYVGKECSKNASTPQSHINTLMVEYARQNKTIVRLKGGDVSIFSNILDELQALKENHIPYEVIPGITAALGAAAFAGMPLTARGYSTSVRFLTYYKSEIVTEEYWKELALTNDTLVFYMSKGNLTPLVEKLKALQISGDKKIAVIEQATTPFQKVYTSSFDDFNEKFGDKNFASPSLVVVGKIVNLHEEFSWLENAEQEGLYFKSVENGTLIPTTQNFFEYAV
- a CDS encoding sulfite reductase flavoprotein subunit alpha, whose protein sequence is MLSESKLNVLKQISGDLSRDEAIWASGYLAGIAGGSSITAVLPPLETNTTTQNAVKKITLAYGTETGNSKKLATALAGIVKKKGLQVKLADLSQYKPKDLAKEEFFFVVISTQGEGEPPALAKKFYDYIHENEIDLSGLKYGILALGDSSYPLFCQTGEDVDSRFEILGAQRIIPLKKCDIDYEQEASHWIEHVFETVNKNAVQSTKNALAPKVSTGRKKFQGKVSAIINLNDITSEKETYHIEIETEEALSYRPGAALGVIPFNSKDVVDEIITLTGINPKKQVETAKVTDTVEELLLKHLNISYLLKSVVAQYAKITGHSIPEVRLSLLDLLRIYPVKNADEFEEILQILTAQAPRLYSISSSVEAHGDTEIHITVAKSEFFIDHQKHNGLCSGFLSEFKEGEAVEFYIQEAGHFKLPDADKDIIMIGPGTGIAPFRSFLWERDAIGAEGRNWLFFGDRNFVSDFLYQAELQDFLKTGSLTHLDLAFSRDTAEKVYVQHRLEQKAQEVFYWLEGGASVYVCGAKEPMARDVEQTLLTIIQNEGKRSQEDAVTYLEEMELSGRYAKDVY